The sequence CGAGTTCTTCACGTCACGAGATGTTGTATTTGACGAAGCAGTCTTCCCGTATCACACTGATGCGGCTCCTGCAGAGGTCGAACTGGTCAGAGGAACTGAAACTCTGGAACCGGTGCTCGAGTCGAGGGGGAGTGATGATCTCGATCACGACGAGACGATGGAGATATCTCCAGCTACTGCAGGTGCAGAGCGAGGTAACACAGTAGCCGTAGAGCCGGCGCACGTGACTATAGAAGAGGAGACGACTGGTAAAGAAACAGAGGCAGTCGTGGTAACAGAAACTGAGACCACATCAGTTAGTGAAGCTGCGGCTTCAGCGTTAGGCAGAGGGCATCGCGTGCCTAAGCCATCAGTCAAACTACGCGACTATGTCACCTACAATGCGCATTGTCACCCTGATAAACATCCCAACCGTTCGTCATCAGCTCCGTCAGAGTCTCCTGAGACGCGTCCAGGTATGGTTTCCTCATACCCACTCTCTGCTTATGTTACTGATGCCATCTTCTCTGAGAAACATCAGGCGTTCCTGGCGGCAATCACAGAAGCATCACCACCGCGTAGTTACAAAGAGGCCGTGCGTGATCCCTTCTGGAACGATTCTATGGGAACAGAAGTGGCAGCATTGGAAGAGCAGAGAACGTGGGATGTCGCCGACTTGCCGAAAGGAAAGAAAGCGTTGGGCTGCAGATGGTTATACAAATACAAATTCAACCCCGACGGCACAATTGAGAGAGGCAAGTCGAGACTGGTCGTATGCGGCAACAAACAGATAGAAGGAGAAGATTACGAGGAAACCTTTGCGCCGGTGGCCAAGCTCACGACTGTGAGAACTCTGCTGGAGGTGGCAGTTGCAAGGAATTGGGAAGTGCACCAGATGGACGTGCACAATGCATTTCTACACGGTGATCTGGAAGAAGAAGTGTACATGAAGATGCCTCCTGGATTTGAAGCTAGTGATCCCAATAAAGTGTGCAGGCTAAGGAAATCGCTGTATGGACTGAAGCAGGCTCCTCGGTGTTGGTTTGCCAAACTGACAACTGCACTCAAGCAAGCCGGGTTCAAGCAAAGTTACTCAGACTACTCCCTGTTTACATACATTAGGCAAGGCAAAAGTCTGCGTGTCTTGATATACGTTGACGACCTTGTCATTGTGGGAAGTGACCTTGACATGGTGACCAAGTTCAAGGCTCACCTGagcaaatgcttcaagatgaaAGACCTTGGTAAGCTGAAGTACTTCTTGGGCATTGAGATAGCTAGAGGACCGCAAGGCATGTTCCTCTCGCAGAGAAAATATGCAATTGATATAGTATCTGAGGCGGGGCTGCTAGGATGCAAGCCAGTGTCAACGCCTATGGAGCAGAACCATAAGCTCCTCTCCGACAATGGACCCTTCTTCAAGGATCCAGCAAGGTTCAGGCGCTATGTAGGCCGTCTCGTGTACCTGACGATAACTCGTCCTGAGTTAAGTTACGCAGTCCACGTGCTCTCTCAAGTTATGCAGAAGCCAAGAGAAGCACATTGGGATGCGGTTGTGCGAGTGCTGAAATATCTGAAGGGGACTCCAGGTCAGGGGATCATGCTGAAGGCAATCAGTGATCTGCACATTCGAGCATTCTGCGATGCAGATTGGGCGTCATGTCCAGTAAGCCGCCGCTCATTGTCCTCTTACATTGTCTTACTAGGCGACTCACCTGTGTCATGGAAAACGAAGAAACAGAACACGGTGTCGCACTCATCGGCAGAGGCTGAGTACAGGGCAATGGCTGCTACACTTCGTGAATTAAAATGGTTGAAGCGGTTACTGTCGGATTTGGGAGTTGTACACAAGTCACCTATGGACCTGTTCTGTGATAGTAAAGCGGCGTTGCATATAGCCGCAAACCCAGTATTTCACGAGAGAACGAAGCACATAGAGACTGACTGCCACAGCGTCAGAGATGCAGTTCAAGATCGACTCATTGTTACGAGACATGTTCGCACCACAGAGCAACTGGCAGACATAATGACCAAAGCGTTGGGGAGTGTACAGTTCCATTACCTACTCAGCAAGTTGGGCGTTTGCAATTTACATGctccaacttgagggggagtgttgagaatgGTAAGGTGGTTTGGTCTGGTTCGGTGGTTCGAGTACGCAACCAAGAGATAAGGATGAAGCTAGTCTGGATAAGTCCCGATGATTATGTGATAGAGTTAAACTGTTAGAGTATCTTGAGAGAATATCTCTTTGTAACAAGTATATATGTACGACTCTCAATCATGGAATATACACACGGTTAAACACAAATCATTCTCTCTTAGTTTTACAACTTAtaataatagattttaaaattatatatatttagttatatatgtcATATTTCTGGTTCTTGTTTCGGTTCAAATTCGATCAATTTGGATACAGAAATATAGGAATTGTTTGGATTTTTGAGGATTTTTGTATAGTTTCGGTTTTGATTATTTCGGTTGGGTACGGTTCGGGTTTTTGGTTCTGGTGTTTTGCCCGAGCCTAGAAGTAACGACACAATCCTATAAAAATATCATCTTAGACAAGTATGACGTAGTAGTGGTAAGAGCTGAATTATATATCGACATGCCGTAAGACGCACAAGCTCGGTACATGATGCATTAGGGAAGTGGAGCCTACTGCCTACGTTGCTTTCTTCATCCTATTCGTTTTGTAAACTCTTAAGTCGACAAATATAGACAAGCAGTCGACTGACTTGCGGCTTACTGTAATGGAGAAAGATACACTATCTTTTGATTGCGACTCTTAACCAAAGTCCGCGACATTACTCTTCCTCTATATCTTGTCTACACAGATGCGTGAAGCGATTTTTTCCCTCGTGTTTATCGAGTAAGGATTTAGATGATGGATGGGTCAAAAAGTAAACTATTAcgtcttgctttttttttatcattttttcttttgggatCAAATACGTCTTGCTttttgaatactttttttttacaagcAACATGTTATAGCCAACAATCCATAGAAGCAGACCTAAGGGCAAAGACTGTTTAATTTTGAAAACCAAAGGAGAAGCCTCTGAGACAGCTAGAAGGTTCAAAACCTTAACACCTACAAGATTCAAAACACTTACAAGGTTCAAAACTGTAAGGGCAAAGAGTGTTTAAGTTCCGAGATGATAAGACCTTGTTCATATATCTATAGTCAAATTAATTAAACagagaaattaaatatttatatctgaATATTAACAAACATGCATAATATTATAGGTATATAGGCTTCAGTTCATCTTTCCACAAAACATATAACCGAATCCTAGGCTAATCCCTTTAGGTGCTACTTGTTGTAGGAACAGAAGACGCCTCCTCAGGTTGAGCCTCACTAGCTATAGTTTCCGGCAGTGAGGTCTCTTGCTGAGCCACCGGTGGAGCTGCCGTGAGTGAAGGGGCAGAAGCTTGAACAGTTTCTGTAGGTTTGAACTTGTTGATGTAGTAGCTAAGAGACGGTCCTCTGTAATCCACCGCTTTTGGTCGAGCAGGGGCGTCTTTTCCGACTTGGAGGAGTATAGAGGAAGCGGAAGCGAGTGCGATGAGTGCAAGACCTCCTACGATTGCTGCTGTGTTCTCAGCCCCATCGGACGAAGAGCCTGCAGTGCCTGAGCTTATCGCGCTCTCTGCTATATACACTGCAGGCTGCAAAAAAGTAAAATGAAAAGCAAGAAACTAGTTTAAAATAAGAACTAGTTAAAGATAATAAAAactagttaaaaaaataataaaaactagtTAAAGATAATCTCTTCCTCTCTGGCCTATTTaaacttaattaattattatcatGTCTCTACTACAGTCTAATGCCTATCACAAAGATTGAAGCTTTCCCTCCAAatgtttttctctgttttgatcCTTTCTTAGACATACTAAAACTGACTCaaggaaaatattaaaaatgactcaaggaaaatatttaaaaaaaaaaaaactaaaaaaaaaggatGGTATGAGTGGATAGTAGAAAACCTCAATAGAGTAGACATTAGTCTGACCAGCAGTATCTTTCTCAACATAGCCAGTCCAACCACGCTTCCTTGGTGGAAACGTTCCCACCACTTTAGTCTTTTCTCCAGCTAACCATTCCATACTCACTGTCCCAACCTGTGTGTTTCAGCCATCAAacaatatcatttttttttcttcaaattttaagATTTTCTTAGTTTGTAATCAATTTAATACCAATTCTAAGTGTTAGGTGTTTCACTAAAGttgtccaattttttttatgaaatcttaATACATAATCATGGagatttttcaagtttttactcATCCATACTCtgtaacaaaaagaaaacagagcTGCACTACTTTGCGACCATCTTCTAAAAAAAACATTGTGATTCCGTAAGAAAAGAGTACCTCTTTGTCGGGAGCACATTCCTCGGCATTACAATCAGGATCATCGGAAGAAGCTCTAACGACGGAGACGCAAAGTTTCCTTCCGCAGGACTTGGCGCTGAGGAATCTGCCAAGAGGCTTGGGAGATGGTAAAACGCAGCCGTTTGGGGATAGCAAGACATTATAAGTGCAAGACATGGTTAGATCAGATACGAGGAGATTCTGCTGGGTTTTGGTTTATCTCTCCGAGAGATGTGAGGAGGACAAGACTGAAGAGACGATCATGTGTCTTGTCTTTGTGTTGGTGGGCTTTTCAATCAGTCTACTATAAGTGCCCACACCAAAAACTGAGGCTCAACAACAGCCCATGTTCAAAATGGCTATATTGATATGTGACAGAGGTGTTTAATCCGGTAAAACCCGGTGTTTAATCCggtaaaaccaaaccaattatAACTAAAACAAACCGAAATAGAGAAAGTGTTTTAGATTTGATAATAACGAATATACCGAATGaatgtaattttaaaaaaaaactgcgGTATATAAATATGGTTTAGTATATAACCGACCGAAAACTTacagtatataaaccgaaccaaaccaaagtaGATTTGGTTTTAGTATGATAGCTATTTTTtgtaaaccaaaaccaaaatccggattgaacaccctaACCGTGAAACATAGTTTATGAAATAAAACACTGTAAAAACTTTTATATACTTCACCAAGATTATCTTAATCACACCACACTCATAACATCCTTCCATTGTATCAACCAAAACCTCAATAAAACTCACAAACACTGCTCacatgaaacaaaacaaatggtTAAAGAGCTCCTAATTTGTTACAACAATCAACTATCTATACAAATGGATGCATGCAAATAAAACCATTAGCCATGCAACACCAGCTCATCCTCCTCCTTCTCCCCTTGCCAAACCCAAACAATATCAGCCAGAGCAGGCCTAAGATCCTCCTCCACCAGCTTCTGATACTCCACAGTATCCCCACTACATTTCTTAACTTCAACCAAGTGAAACGTCTCGGCCACTTCAAATATCTCCGCATCAATCAACAACCTCCCTTTCCTCCCCTCCTTCCCTCCTTCAAGTTTAAACAGCCCCGCCTCTTGCTTCCTTATCTTCATCTTCAAACCTTCAGCCACCTCCTCCAGCTTACAAATAATCTCCAAAGCAGGCTTTCTTGACGTGAACTTAGACTCTTGCTTCTTGTGCACGTCTCCGAATAGTCCTCCCAAATCAAACCCTGATGACAATGATATAATATCAAAAGCGTTCAAGCTTGTTAGgttgggaggaggaggaggctcaTGGCTTTCACTTTGACCTGAACCACCAGCCTCCATGGGATTAACCTCTCTAACTTGTTGCTTCTTGTGCTTTAAACCTTTCCTGAACCAAGAACTCTCCTTGATTCTTGACATGGTGATCCTCGTCTCATGGTTAGGATCCAGCATCTTACACAACAGCCTCTTAGCTTCAACGGGAAACCCTCTAGGGCACTTGAACTCTCCTTTACCAATCTTCACGTACATATCCATTAGATTTGCGTCGTAAAAAGGAAGATAACCAGCCAAAAGAACAAACAAGACAACCCCACAAGCCCAAACATCAGCTTTAGCACCATCATACGCCTCACGGTTAACAATCTCAGGACAAACATAAGCATGCGTACCACAAGATGTATGAAGCAAACCATCTTCCCGCTTAGACTCCTCAAGTGCACTTAAACCAAAGTCAGAAACCTTGAGGTTATCGTGCTCGTCAAGCAAGAGATTCTCCGGCTTAATGTCACGGTGATACACTCCACGGCTGTGACAAAAGTCAACGGCATTGACGAGCTGGTGAAAGTACTTCCAAGCAACTTTCTCGCTAACTTTCCCCTTTGTAATCTTATCGAAAAGCTCCCCACCTTTGCAGTACTCTAGGATGAGGTAGATCTTTGTTTTTGTCGCCATGACTTCGAGTAGTTCGACGATGTTTGGGTGTTTGGCGAGGCTCATCACGGAGATCTCTCTCTTGATCTGCTCGCTGTGTCCAGGTTTCTTGATTTTTTCCTTGTCTATCATCTTGATAGCTACGCTCTCGTTGGTGTGGATGCTTCTTCCGTAATATACCTTGGCAAAGTGACCTTGACCTAGTAATCTTCCAACCTCGTATTTATCGGTTAATATACTTGGTTTGTTCTCCATCCTAATCGACACAAAAGTTCAAGAGTTAACAAGAAAGTGAGAAGCAAAACACAGAGAATCTTGTTCTTACCTCTTATGATATGATAAAGATGAGACTTATctttcaagaaaacaaaagaagacgTGGGGATCTCTGCTTTTGACCTCTGGTTATCTCTGTCTTGGTTAGTTTATAATTGTGTTTTCGTGTTTCCTACGTGAGAAGGGAAACGAAACATTCAAGTTCAAAAAAAGAATGTATATACATATTCTCCTGTGGACTCGTCCACCTAAcgcatatgtttttttttttcggaaGACAAAGTCTAAGTTTTGTTCGACTCGTAAGAAAGAAGCGCACATGAGAAAAGAGTAAACGTTACATTGTTTTATAAGGACTTGTGTTATAACATCATCTGCCTTCTCCTGGTATTGTACGGACAAAATACTAGGAAATGTATATTAAGTGCTCGATAAATACAATTTAAAAGGGCTTGTAGTGTTCACGCCTTAGAGGGATGTTGTTGATGGTCGTGTTACTTGTCTTCTTCATGTTCTTGCTACAATGGTTCACAGTATTGTTCTTTCTAAAACGGTTCACAATATCCTATGATCAGTGACCAGTCTATAATGTTTTTGTATTCTGTTTCTATGGTTAGTGTATGTTTTGAatgtttttatttgtaaaatttgCAGGCAAGGGGATTGAAGAAGCATTTGAAGAGGCTCAATACACGTTTTGATAAACTTTTTGGTCCCTTCGTACGTTTTCTTTGTCTCAAAAACTTGTTCATTTTTCTTGGTCTCTctgttcttctctctctctctctctgactcATAATCCTCAAAGATTGTTCTTCTCTCCGAGTTCCTCACAATCTTTTCTTGTTGAAATCACAGGTTTTGCCATCTCCAACGACAGGCACGGTTCCTTCAGAATCTCTGAACAACGGTTTGCTCATCGACCAGAATGAAATCAAACCTGAAGATGCGAAGGATGCAGCATGATGCTTACTTCACCGCCAAGCAACAGTTATTCAATTAACGGCTTTTTAGAATTTCATTTTCTAAGATAAAGTTATAATGcctttttttattaagttttttctGTTTAGAAGGGTTAGGAGGTTTATAACCGACCCTTATTGTGTTTTTGATAatcatttttttgaaagatattAATCAAGAGTTTTCTCTTAAGCCTTGTATTGATTCGATTTAATTCATATGTCTTGAGAACTTTGTGTTGATTTTGATTCAATACATCAGCTGAAGAAGTAATTATCTCTAGAGATTTCGATAAATCCGTAGATTTGAGCTGAGTTGAAACATTCAAGTACagaaaaaacatatacatattttGTCCTGTGGACTCGTCCACCTAACGCACATTGTTTTATAAGGACTTGATGACACATTCTCTGCCTCCTCCTGTTATTGAACGGACAAAACATTAAGAAAAGGATATAAAGTGCTTAAGAAACAGAAGTTGAAAGGGCTTGTAGTGTTCACACCTTGGAGGGATTGTTCATATTGGTCATGTTTCTTGTATTCTTTCATGTTCCTGCTACAACGGTTCACATTGTTGTTCTAGTTATTGTACATCCTGCAAAACCACACTTTAGTTGCTCGTCCTACTATCTTCATATACATCTCCATTACATTAGAATCATGAAATTGAGAAGCAAAGTCCCGAATGAAGCGGATTCGATCGATtagttttatcaaataaatctataattatttaaatgaattattattttaaatatttattttatagtattactaaaaattaaaatatattgatataaaCATGATTTTGAgagtttatgtaatatttttaaatttaaattttataaaattttatctaaaataacgTCGTTTTGATAAATTAACGAATGACTAACACCTTTGATGATCAACTTATATaaacacaattttaaaaatttatgtacTGTTTTTAAATTTAGCTTAGTTCAGTGTGGAATATGCACTGTTATAAAATCCGAGAAGAGAAAAATATGACACGTAAAGTTTATatagtgttttaaaaattttatttaatttagtatAGAAAATGTAATACTATACATACAATATTCCGCGTAAATTTCACAGGGCATTTAGTAGTGCTCACTGCTCAGCTCATCTTCTCGAGTTAATTTAGTCTTGTTTTCTGGGCCGAAGAAGCGAAATAAGATCAGACCCTTGGTTAGTTTCAGATTTGTTAATGGGCctgtaataattaaataagCCCAATAATTATAAGAGTGGACAAATCTAGGGGTtacatttttcttttgatatatAATCGCTGAGAGAGCCGGGAACTGCCGCCactgagaggaagaagaagtcgtCGTCGTCGTCCGCTCCGAAGCAACTGCAAACATGGTTCGTCCAAATCTATTGCTTTTCTCTTAGCTTATGTTTCTCTGTTTCTCTTGTGTATTCAGTGATTGCTCAGCTCTGCATAGACATGTACATTCAAACTATGAGCGTTTTTTTAGTTTCCTAGGATCAGTGGCCACTCTAGTTTACTCGTAATCTAGCGAATGTTATGTTTTAGGACCGAACACTGACTGCAATGTTCTGTTGTCTTTGAAAATTGAGCTTCTTGGGAATGTCCTTATGACAAGACTCTATCAAATGTGATagttttgtattaatttatttggttgttaaaaaataataataatgataaaaagtATTTGATTGGTTCCTTGACTTGTGTATGTTTTGAATAGTTGTATTGTAAATTTTGCAGGCAAGGGGATTGAAGAAGCATTTGAAGAGGCTCAATGCTCCCAAGCATTGGGATCTTGACAAACTTGGTGGTGCCTTCGTACGTTTTCCTAATCTCAAAACATGTGTTTCAAATACCATTCATTATAAATACACTGTAACATGTTGTCTTAAACTGTTTCTCGCAGGCTCCCAAGCCCTCTTCTGGACCTCACAAGTCTAGGGAGTGCCTCCCTCTCGTCCTGATCATCAGGAACAAGTTGAAGTACGCTTTGACATACCGTGAGGTCATCTCCATCCTCATGCAAAGGCATATCCAAGTCGATGGAAAAGTCAGGACTGACAAGACTTACCCTGCTGGCTTCATGGGTacggctctctctctcttctggtTTATTAAACCACATATATGATGATCAATAGCCTAAGCTGCTGCATTTTGATGTAAATAGATGTTGTTTCCATCCCCAAGACTAATGAGAACTTCCGTCTTCTGTATGACACCAAGGGACGTTTCCGTCTCCACTCCATCAGGGACGAGGAAGCAAAGGTATTATACTGCATTGTCTTCTTTAATCTTTTGCCTGTATTTTAGTggtattaattttatttttaaaaaagaaacgcAAAACTGttgaattatattatataaagaatttaattaaaaactattatttataGAATAGTATTAAGTATTAAGTCACTTTTTTAAATCTTGCCTATATGTGAGTAGtattgattttattaaaaaagaatGCAAAACTCttgaattatattatataaagaattaaattaaaaacttgTATTTATAGAATAATATTAAGTACTAAAGCCACCTTTTTAAATTTTGCCTATATGTGAGtagtattaattttattttttttaaaaaaatgcaaaactgttgaattatattatataaagaatttattAAAAACTTGTACTTCTTGAATAAAATTAAGCATTATGGTTAATAGCCACCTTTTTAAATCTTGCCTATATGTGAgtagtattaatttttttcttatttaaaagaaTGCAAACCTGttgaattataatatataaaaaatttaattaaaaatttgtatttataaaataatattacgtATTAAGTCCACCTAATAAGCTTTTTTGACCAGTAGCCACATAAAAACACATGTTACATTTTCCCCTTGTTGATTGAGAATTGTGTTGATTTGTTTCCATGTCTAGTTCAAGCTTTGCAAGGTTAGGACAATCCAGTTCGGACAAAAGGGAATCCCTTACCTCAACACATACGATGGCCGCACCATCCGTTACCCTGACCCGCTCATCAAACCAAACGACACCATCAAGCTCGACCTCGAGGAGAACAAGATTGTTGAGTTCATCAAGTTTGACGTCGGTAACGTTGTGATGGTGACTGGTGGCAGGAACAGAGGGCGTGTTGGTGTGATTAAGAACCGTGAGAAGCATAAGGGAAGCTTTGAGACGATTCACATTCAAGACTCTACGGGGCATGAGTTTGCCACGAGGTTGGGCAATGTGTTCACTCTGGGGAAAGGAACAAAGCCGTGGGTGTCTCTTCCAAAGGGTAAAGGTATTAAGCTGACTATTATTGAGGAAGCTAGGAAGAGGCTTTCTGCTCAACAAGCTGCTTAAAAGTTGAATCACCCAAAGACCGGTTGTTACCTTCTTGCTTCAGTTTTGAGCCTTTTTCTGTTACATGTTTCTTGCTTGCAAAACcccataagaaaaaaaaacagctgAGCATTTTAGAGCGTTTTGTAATATTTGTATGGACTTTTAAAGTAATTTACTCTTCAAAATCATTTACTTGTGATATATTACAAGCAAAATGATGCTGCAATGTTAATGAATCTTGTATTATGTGTTTAATCTAGGGAAAACagccaaaatattttaaatattttaaatttaagcCAAGGTTTTAACTATAAACCTGACACTTTAATtatcaaatactttttttttgttaattaagtCATTTTAAATCCATTAAAAATTAATGGTTAAATTTgttaatgaatatttaaaattgatttttgaCGGGTTTAAAATTAACTGAAAATTTGGTAATTAAAATGACCGGttcgtaattttttttttctcgtttaaatttgaaagttgggattattttgaatttttttccttTAGTCTAATATGTACATTCAAACAATGAAAGTGAGATTTTGATTTGTACTAGTTTGTCCAGGCTAATAAGGACTTCTACCGTGGACTCAACAAAGTCAAGCTCCAAACAAAGAATGACAAATCTTTTCAAACCATCTCATAAGTTAAGTATGAACCACTCCTTTGCTTTACATTCTTGTGTTTGTCCATTTATGAATTATATACGTTTTATTTGTTTGTAAGCTGTAACGTTCAGTGATTGTGGAGCTACAAAACAAAGTATGTTAGCCGCCTTATAAAAGTCAAACATCTGAGTGTTTTAACTAAACACGCTTCACACTAAGTCATCACATGTAATAAACCCTTTATAATTGCTTGATCTTTCCCTCTCTCACTTAGTCAAATATCATTCCCTTAGTTTCCTGGAAACTTCCTCCTCTGCagtaaagaaaagaagaagaagagtatcACATACAGTAACCATTGATGGCCTCTTTCAACCAGCAAAGATCTGTTCCTAAGTTCAAGTCAGCAACACCGTCTCCACTTCCTCTCTCTTCCTACTTCTCTATGCCTCCTGGTCTTACTCAAGCCGACCTTCTTGACTCTCCTCTTCTCTTCACTTCCTCTAACGTATGTTCCCTTCTCTCTTATCGCTTGAAACTATTTTCTCCCATTTGACTTCAAGAACCCATTTGTCTTTTTCTTGGGATTGTAACAACTTAATGTAATAACTAATAAGTGAAGTTTCCTGTTCTTTTAGTTAAGAAAAGCAACTCCTGTCTGGTTCATTACTCTTGTCTTCTGTCTGGTTCACAGGTTTTGCCATCTCCAACGACAGGCACGTTTCCTTTGGAATCTCTGAACTGGAAGAACAACGGTTTGCTTACCAACCGGAATGAAATCAAAGCTGAAGATGGGAAGGAGGAGCACTTTGATTTTGCCTTCACTACCATCCAGACATCTCCTCCTTTGTTCCTATCTCATTTTCAGACAGAAGATCAGCGTTCAACCCAAGTGGATGTACCCAAATTTGAGTCATCAGGTAACAAAACCTCTGAAGATGGATACAACTGGAGAAAATACGGACAGAAGCAAGTCAAAGGAAGCGAAAACCCTAGGAGTTACTTCAGATGCACGTATCCAAACTGCCTCACAAAGAAGAAAGTAGAGACTTCTCTTGTGAAGGGTCATGTCACTGAGATTGTCTATAAAGGAAGCCACAATCATCCCAAACCTCAGTTCACTAAGAGGTCAGCTTCCACTGCAGCAACAAATGACGTCAGTTCTCATCAGAGTGGTGGTGAAGATAACGTAGATGCCAAAAGAGGGTAAGTAAAATCATACTCACTCCGTTTCATATTAGTTGTCGTTGTAGAATTAAATTTTCGATACAAAATAAGTGTTGATTTAGAATTTCAatagaaaatttattaacattattccagtctatttttttaattggttaAAATGTGgctaatgatgtttttatttagaaaatatacaaaattaaatatttcttaaTTGTGTACACAAATCTAAAATGACGTTTAAAATGGAAAGGAAGGAGTCTGTCAAAAGTGAGAAAACAATGAGATGTGATTTGGATTGTTTGTATTAATGCAGGAAAAGAGAAGAGGCTGTGAAGGAGCCAAGAGTGGTAGTTCAGACAACAAGTGATATAGACATTCTTGACGATGGTTATAGATGGAGAAAGTATGGTCAGAAAGTCGTTAAAGGCAATCCAAATCCaaggttttgtttctttttttgttctcaACTTCAGTTACAAGGAGGCGCTTATTTACCTAAAACGTGTGATGCACGCAGGAGCTATTACAAGTGCACCTTCACAGGATGTTGCGTAAGGAAGCAAGTGGAGAGAGCATTCCACGACGCAAAGTCAGTGATCACTACTTACGAAGGAAAGCATAACCACCAAATCCCAAACCCAAAGAAGACGTCACACCTCAACATGATCTCAGACTGTGTcagcttttagtttttttcagaACGTTATGTAACAAATGATGTAATAAACATAGAAAAGGCACATGCTATTAGCTGACATTTTGAAGTAAAGGCAAATCCATTCACTTTCTTTATATATTTCGTCCCTCTGATGGTGGCTGTGGCCATCCACGGTGCGTTTCGTGCACCtgaagatttgtttcttgagaAACAAGAAACCATTGGATCAGGTCTTTTCAA comes from Brassica rapa cultivar Chiifu-401-42 chromosome A02, CAAS_Brap_v3.01, whole genome shotgun sequence and encodes:
- the WRKY26 gene encoding probable WRKY transcription factor 26 isoform X1; the protein is MASFNQQRSVPKFKSATPSPLPLSSYFSMPPGLTQADLLDSPLLFTSSNVLPSPTTGTFPLESLNWKNNGLLTNRNEIKAEDGKEEHFDFAFTTIQTSPPLFLSHFQTEDQRSTQVDVPKFESSGNKTSEDGYNWRKYGQKQVKGSENPRSYFRCTYPNCLTKKKVETSLVKGHVTEIVYKGSHNHPKPQFTKRSASTAATNDVSSHQSGGEDNVDAKRGKREEAVKEPRVVVQTTSDIDILDDGYRWRKYGQKVVKGNPNPRFCFFFCSQLQLQGGAYLPKTCDARRSYYKCTFTGCCVRKQVERAFHDAKSVITTYEGKHNHQIPNPKKTSHLNMISDCVSF
- the LOC103850644 gene encoding 40S ribosomal protein S4-1, which encodes MARGLKKHLKRLNAPKHWDLDKLGGAFAPKPSSGPHKSRECLPLVLIIRNKLKYALTYREVISILMQRHIQVDGKVRTDKTYPAGFMDVVSIPKTNENFRLLYDTKGRFRLHSIRDEEAKFKLCKVRTIQFGQKGIPYLNTYDGRTIRYPDPLIKPNDTIKLDLEENKIVEFIKFDVGNVVMVTGGRNRGRVGVIKNREKHKGSFETIHIQDSTGHEFATRLGNVFTLGKGTKPWVSLPKGKGIKLTIIEEARKRLSAQQAA
- the LOC103850641 gene encoding protein MAINTENANCE OF PSII UNDER HIGH LIGHT 1 → MSCTYNVLLSPNGCVLPSPKPLGRFLSAKSCGRKLCVSVVRASSDDPDCNAEECAPDKEVGTVSMEWLAGEKTKVVGTFPPRKRGWTGYVEKDTAGQTNVYSIEPAVYIAESAISSGTAGSSSDGAENTAAIVGGLALIALASASSILLQVGKDAPARPKAVDYRGPSLSYYINKFKPTETVQASAPSLTAAPPVAQQETSLPETIASEAQPEEASSVPTTSST
- the WRKY26 gene encoding probable WRKY transcription factor 26 is translated as MASFNQQRSVPKFKSATPSPLPLSSYFSMPPGLTQADLLDSPLLFTSSNVLPSPTTGTFPLESLNWKNNGLLTNRNEIKAEDGKEEHFDFAFTTIQTSPPLFLSHFQTEDQRSTQVDVPKFESSGNKTSEDGYNWRKYGQKQVKGSENPRSYFRCTYPNCLTKKKVETSLVKGHVTEIVYKGSHNHPKPQFTKRSASTAATNDVSSHQSGGEDNVDAKRGKREEAVKEPRVVVQTTSDIDILDDGYRWRKYGQKVVKGNPNPRSYYKCTFTGCCVRKQVERAFHDAKSVITTYEGKHNHQIPNPKKTSHLNMISDCVSF
- the LOC103850642 gene encoding CBL-interacting serine/threonine-protein kinase 2-like, with protein sequence MENKPSILTDKYEVGRLLGQGHFAKVYYGRSIHTNESVAIKMIDKEKIKKPGHSEQIKREISVMSLAKHPNIVELLEVMATKTKIYLILEYCKGGELFDKITKGKVSEKVAWKYFHQLVNAVDFCHSRGVYHRDIKPENLLLDEHDNLKVSDFGLSALEESKREDGLLHTSCGTHAYVCPEIVNREAYDGAKADVWACGVVLFVLLAGYLPFYDANLMDMYVKIGKGEFKCPRGFPVEAKRLLCKMLDPNHETRITMSRIKESSWFRKGLKHKKQQVREVNPMEAGGSGQSESHEPPPPPNLTSLNAFDIISLSSGFDLGGLFGDVHKKQESKFTSRKPALEIICKLEEVAEGLKMKIRKQEAGLFKLEGGKEGRKGRLLIDAEIFEVAETFHLVEVKKCSGDTVEYQKLVEEDLRPALADIVWVWQGEKEEDELVLHG